The genomic stretch ATGCATAATAGCATACCACATTCGCATAATGCATTAAACATCactgataatgcactaaaatattactgataatgcatatcagattactgataatgcattgtAGTAATTActaataatgcactaaaatattactgataatgcataACACATTGGCTTACTGAATAAGATCACATGAATGATTGCATAACACATTCGCTTAATGCATTAAACATCACtcataatgcactaaaatattACTGCTAATGCATAACAGACTACTGATAATTCATTGTAGTAATGTTAACATGTTAATGCAAACAACGTAATTATTCAGATCACATGCATGATTGCATAACACATTCGCATAATGCATTAACATCACttataatgcactaaaatattactgataatgcataTCAGAGTACTGATAATGCATTGTTACATAATGGAAATACACACCTTTTCAAAATCCATCTCTACTGcatattttattaaacataTTGCATTAAAAAAAGATCCTGCCTGAGAATATTTAACACTCCCAAGTAGCCTCTGTAATGCAAATTTCAGTAAATATAATGCATAAAATATGTCACATAATGCttagtttatttaaattatgctccatttaaagaaaatatattACACTTTATAACTAATACACATCATATAATGCAGACATTAACACCAAAAATTGCATGCTTATAGTTCCACAATGCTTTGAATATATCTGTAATAATGAACTCTGTCATGTATAAAGTCACCACACACCACAATATGGATAATGCGGTTTCCAAAAAAACCATATTGAATTGAATCATGCCGATGCAAATTTTACCTCCAGCCTCTGACACTTGAGATAGTGGACGTCCCCTTTTAGGCATTTCCAATCTGGGGAAAACCACAAAAACATATCATGATTCCGGAATTCATGTTTATTTAATCGTGCAAAAATGGGACTGCAAAATCAGGACCGAAAAAACCATAATCACGCCACATTAAGAAAAAACCATTACCAAAGTACAATCAATTTCAAAGATTTATGCGTCTCGGCTTACTCAATGATTCAATTTTACCAGAATGGATCTGCAAAATCACAAAAAATGGAAGGATAAATCACTGTTGAAACATACCTACTAGTAAGGAGTTGTTGTTTCGGAGTAGATGTTAACTTGGATAGTAATTTCCTCCTCAATTTTGGTCGTATAATGCTCGAACTTCATGCGGCGCTGTCGAGGGAGATTTCTAGGGTTTTGGTAGTGGAGCGAGTGGAAGGAGTTCTATGGGTTGTGGCGTAATGAAtgaggaaagaagaagaatgggATTGTTTCAAATCCCCGTGAAAGCCGCTAGTTCCCAAATATGGCGGTTCATATTCCGTCAATTGTCAATATTACCCCTGTAATGCATATAGCCCCATtgtataatgcaacacggaggTTGATGATGTGAAACAATATGATCCGTCGATTCCCTAGATCTAACGGTtattattaagaaggaaaaaggatgtaagaggtgaaaaggagaataaggtgcccctatatatatatatatatatgcttgattaaattaattaagttcatggCCCTTTTAGAGAGTTCGTGGATTTTTCATTATTTAGATATAGATATCTTCGTCGATTTGAATCATTATTTAGCAAGTAATGAATTACTGTAATCATTCTTTGAGGTCTATAATTAGAAGCGACACTATTCTACATcattatttcataatttattcAATACTGAATCATATGCTACTTTTCTTCAACTTGGGCCATCAACGAACATAATATTATTCGAATCCATTAGAAGATCACTAAAAAAATTGATCAAAAATTTATAATAAGAGACTCTCATTATCAAAATTCGAATTAATATTCGACCTTGATTTTACACGAGTTTAGTGTCTAGAATTTGATATAAAAAGTGTAAACGAGTGTCCCAACTACAAAGCAAAGCAAGTAGTAGTATATACTAATAAAAAGTGGATATTGAATAAGAGATGTATTTCAGTTAAGGCTACAATTAGTGTGGTAATTAAGCGGCTTATTCCTCAAGGTCTTGGATTTCTTTTACTATTATTCGGTTGATGATTATATTTGACTGTGAGAGCACCGTAAATCAAGGTGAAAAGGAGCACAAATCTAATACtagtaattaaaaattaagaacCTAGTTGATTTATCCAACAACCAAGAAGTTTACACGGTTCATTAACAGTGTTAATCATTCTAAAGTAGTATAAAATCCATTTATAATCATAATATTTGCTACAAGTTGGCAAATAGAGTAAATGATTTGAGATCTTAACTAATATTGcaaaggtaaaaaaaaatgttttttcttAATTTGAGGTGAATTAAATATTCCATCATGTTTCTAGattaaaaaatatgcacttCCTTTGTTTCTGGTTAATAGGGACATTTCTTTTTAGCACGAAGTTTAAGAATAATGTgttaagagcatctgcaacggtggacggacgacgtCAGTCCGTCCATGCCGCTAGCAAGGACGAGCTCCACctccgctgcgctcgcgccgctggcacggcgctgctagatgcatcgagcacgtccgtgccagcgagctgctgacgtggcggcacgcgattgggcaacgacatagccgttgcctttgattttttttaattaaaaattagtttttaatttaaaaatcgattaaaaataaaaaaaattccacttcccaaaaaaatatatcagttttttaccgttttccatcattttttaatttttttttatttttttcccccaaaaatacacattttcatctataaatacttcactttcacacccaaaaattcacctcacactacacaattctcatctacactctctaatttccattctcattctcattatcatcttcattctctcatatccattctcaatctttcttccactcctacaacataacaatgtcctgCCAAGGCGATGACCCCCCGCCCTCCCAcagttggaaccccgaatggttcggttcacaaccgtttcctagtccggaaacggaatattcggtccctcctcaaacccaaagttcgggcatTCCGGGTAGCTACCGgtcatacccaatcgacgaccaaggtgcccccgaagggcgatacgggtggacaccggagcctaggccgaccgccccctcccaaactccgactcctcctactcgcggtgtccgtaCACGGTACACttcggcggagatggataaattgttcgcggcgtacttggaaatctccgaagatccggtggttggcacgaaccaatccgacgatcacttttggtggcacatcgctcgccggtacaatgaaaaccggccgccgAGAACAATcaagcgcaacgagagtatggtgcgcaacgccatctaccgagccagcgaagaaattggcaagttcaatggctatttcctccaggaagagcggaatGCGGGGAGCGGccagagcgaggtcgacatcatcactgccgcgttgagcacataccaatccatgaactacaagtcgttcaagtacctcaacgtttggtaGGAGAcacggacgcacccgaagtatatgggaggcgtaacatcctcctctatcggctcctccaaacggtcaaggtcggtatccctatccgacgccggctccgaagaagtggctagccaactcgccggagctaacttgggtagctccgacgccggcccgagtggttcccaacgccgaccgcaaggaaggaagaaggcggcggccaaccgccgtcgagccgcggctgcaaccgccgatgctccagttcccgttcccgttccatatgcgccacctccaccccccaccaactcgttgtgacAGCTTTTGGCCCAAcgcaatatggccgataggtccactatgaccccctcacaacttcgatcgcacgaggccatgatattgggcctccaaagacaattgagggtagtgccgccggatgagtagttgTCCACAtggtatttttagcttttaattatgtaatttttaatttttaggagtttaattatgtaattttttatttttaggtatttttagtattttaattatgtaatttttaatttttaggattttaattatgtattttttattttatttgtaatttgtaatatttattgtggttttttaatgaattttaattttatggaaatgtttttgtttaattgaattttaaattgaattgtgctcgtccttgcggaagagcacagttgtgggtgttgtgctcttgccagagaacagacagaaaaagtggggtcgggcccacaaccgtgctcgctggcaagagcacggttgtgggtgctctaagtggatggtaaataaagtaaaaggattactttttgccaaagaTAAAATAACTCAATTATATTGGAacttcttaaaatagaaaaatgactcaattgacgtggaacaaatggagtattataGTACTACTCCATATTTCAGTCATAGGTCGAGAATTTTCAGATTTTCAGATTTTAATACCATCTCTTTAGCTTAGAAGATGGAAGGAAAAAGTTAAGACGGATAATTTGGGATTTTGACTTGTTTGGAGTTGGAATCCTAGTGGGTACAACTGTTATACCTGTGTATGCAGTAGATTTATGTATAGTAGTACTTGCTTGCTTCTATAGGATCAATAATCTAATAATTAAGATTTAATTGTTAAGTGTTCACATATAACTATAATTTTGCAATTCCgatataatttttaatactaAGGGTTGTTTGGTTTGCTAGATTATATCTCGGTATTAAATATATGtattgtgtttggttcatgagattgaatctcacaacttaatactagatgaataattatgtgataattagttataGCCACCCCTTCCAATTAAAATagtctcacaacttaatcctagatagGTTATCATTAGATAATTAGTTATCGGTAACCGAATGATACCTTAGAGTCAAAGACAAAACACAATCCTTGTAGCTTTTGAATTGATTTGCCTATAATTTAATTCCTTTAACTTATAAGAAGTAATGTTCTTAAAGAATTAATTAGTTGGTTTTCATATTTCAATCTTTGGGTTGAGATTTTTAGTCTTTAGTTGCTTCACATTTCAAAAGTATCCTATTTAGTTCAGTTAAATAGTCATTCATCTCCCTCTAAATTACATGtcataactttcaattttgtaAATTCTATTACCTGACTCTCTGGTGATCATATGTACTCCATTTTGTAATTTCTGTAACATGATTCTCTGGTTATgaaatgtaatattttttttaaatgattacTCTTCCTTTTAAAAGCATTTTATTATGCCTTCTGCTCTTTCAGGTAACCTAAGGATTTCTTAATATAATGGGCGATTCCCCACGAATTGTTGTTTTACTATTATGTACTCATAAAATGCTACTAGTATATAAATTAATTCCACACGTGAATATTATGCATAGGTACTAAACTTGGGGATATTACTCTATATATTCTGCGTGCTTTATTTGTCCTGCTTTTAATTATGCATGTATTTGTCTTAAAATTACATCTTATTGAAAATGTGTATATAACCCTTATATTAGATTGATTGTTATTTGTTTGACAGATTAAATAACCGCCTATGTTATTTTATCACGTAAGGCTAGATAGTTATGAGCTACAATAATGCTATCTAAATATGGAGGAGTCTCCAgctatcattaaaaaaataaaaaaaaataaaaaaaaaaagagaagaagaaagtgAAATTTGACTAGAAAGTGGTTGAGATTGCCTAAATTCAGGGCTTTCTTATTAACTGTAAACAGATTAAACGCATATTATTGAAATCATTAGTCTACTATCAACAAAACTAGATATCGCTTTTTAcatcttattttaattattccgAGTGTTCTAAAAATAGAGATTTTTGGGGCGATattcattttaatataaaattgattggaaaaagaaataagagtaAAAAATAGTGTTTATTgtgaaaaaaagcaaaaaaatggGATATAGATTAATCTTGTTGGATGCTGAAATAGCAAAAACGAGACTAAAAATACTCATTCAACCATTATTGATGAAGACAGAGGGGTTTAGCTTAGCCCACTTGTCTGTCTGCCTGCCTTGTTGGATGGATAACTATTATCAATCCACTatggttgttttatttatttgcaAATATAGCTCagtattacatttttttaaCCACATTGCTATATCAATTAACATTTCAGTGTAGAATCTAATCTGAAGTGATAAAAACACATGAAACCACCCATTTGTATTTCATTTCCAATCCCCTCTTAACTTAAGCTCGTCTCGGCCTAAACAAAGCTTCATCATACATACAGCATGACGTATATCCATTAATCAAGAATTTCATTCATAAAGAATCGTGTTACTGTTGCTTCTCCTTCTCTAACTAATGTTGATGGACCCACAATTTCCTAGAGCAGGGAACATGAGCACCACAAACAGATGCATATGCTGCGACGCAACCAACGTGCTGAACCGTTTCAGCGACTCCCGCCCCGTCCGAACCATGCCCGAGAAATTGAACTGCCCCTGCCCTTGCCCTTGCATAACCAGCCGCCTCACAATCACACCACCACTAGGCGCCACAGCCGGCCACCATACTTTCCGACGCTCTTCCCTCCTAGCTCTCCTCACACGGTTGAGTTCATGCCCAATCACGTTTCTCACAGACTTGAGATACGAGAGCATGTCGTGGTCTCTCTGAATGCTGCCCTCGGAGCCATATGAAGACCGGTCACTCAGTATCTCGAGAGGGTGTGGCGAGTTCAGGAACACGACTTGTGCAGCGTGGACCTGCTTCTCTGCCTCGGCCATGTCTGAAGCTGAGCATGTCAGGATATACAGACCACTGCCCGGAGGAAGGAGGTCGTGGTTGGGAGAGAATTTGTCGTCTGGTTGGAGAATCAGAAGCTCGCCCATTGGCGTGTATAAAAGCTTCTGTTCACATATTGCACAAGCGAGTGATGTTATCAGTTGAAATGTGGCAAATTTCAGATAGTAGGTTAACTAACTAACTACCTGTTTATCAAGGCAGGGATGGTTGCGGAAATTCCCATTTACAGCCTTGAGAAATTCAGCAACGTGGTTCGGGTAGTTGCAAGAGAATGCTCGAGGAACAATGTCTCGATGCATTGTGATCGACCTCACATGATTCTGTGGCAGCCCAAGGTCATGAAGCAGACGATCCCCTCCACACATGATTGATGGTGCTCCATAAGTTATGACTGGAAGCAATGAAGAACGAGGCGCTCCACCTCTAATCAGCAGCATGAGATTCACAAGCACTGATAAACTCCCACCAAGAGAATGCCCCGTGAAACGGAGTTTGGCACGATCTCCATGAGTCTCGAGGTGTGAAAGAATTGCAGGTAACATATGCTCGTAGATCCCTTTTGCAGCCTCATAGATACCTCTGTGCACAAAAACGTTGAATCCCTAAACAAAAAGGTGATAACTcaaattactactccatatttACATCAAATCATCAACCAACAAAAATAATTTTGGCAAAAAGGATTCATCTAATTCATCACACACAATATTACCACATAAATTTAACATcgaaatatttgattttttttacgaGCTTTAAAGCAGGCTAGATAACTACCTCAAACTGAATCGGCTCGAAAAGTAGATTGGCCTTCCATGAAGCCAGTGACTCAGATCCCTGAAAGAAATGgaatataattttattgatgatttaGCAACTTAAATATATAGGAGAGAAAACATATATGATCATATATCCTTATAGGCATATCTGTTCCACCTGTATAACAAAGAATCTTGTTGCAGTTTGATCATCATTGCAAATGAACCACTCGCACGGACATGTGAGGGTCGAGTTGAGATCATCAGCCACAGCCTGCTTTACCTCCTCCTCCGCAGCAACAACTGCTGCCATCGAATCAGTAGTTGCCATAAATGAGGCCATATCATGATTCATCATATTGACACCTGCATTGCATCCACTTGTATCTACCACGCAACTCTCACTCTGCTTCGAATTGGATGATCTCAAGCTAAGAATGACCTTTGTATGAGAATGGAAATAAGAAGCAGCCGAAGCAGCAATCTGGTAAGCTGCAGAAGAAACGCGGTTCCCTTCAGCCTCCGCCTCAACGCCTTCTGCTTCTCCGGATTCATCCCTCTCGGCATCCTCAGCTTGAGCTACTGGTTTTTGTAGGTTTTCAGCTGattctttctctttctcaatCTTCAATGCCAACTCTTTCTTCTCTATGGATGAAGTCACCAGCTTTAATCCATGATTTCTCAGAAGATTCCCGGGCTGTAGCATCATTCCATATAGCAATTAGAGAAAAATCACACCATAACTATGAGCTAAAATCTACCAGGAATGCAGTTCGATTAGTGTTCTTTTCGTTTGTTTCTTCGTATCTCATCGTCTTTACTCGAACAAATTTCCAACAAAAAATGTGTAGGTTTTCAAGATCGATTGCAATTCATTAAATCCACACAAATATACTATGACCTAGAATCTTAATTCGACCAACATTGCCAAATTGAAAAATGCCTAACTGCAGTGAACCAAATTCACAGATTTAAACAAgtgaaatttgaagaaaatcaTACCTTGATTTGAGGAATGCAATAAGCCAAGCTTCCCAAATAAGATAACTGAGCATATAATCTCGATTCCGCCAGAGAAACTTTTCGAAGCAGCTTCGAAAACGATTCCCTGTCAAATTCAATCCTCTCATCGTCAACATCGCACACATCACATTCTTCATTCTCAACCTCAACAGAATTTCCACTATTTTCTTCCAATTTCACCCTCGTTTCCGCCCCCTTTCTCAACGAATAGAAATGCAAAACCTTGGAAACCCAATTCTCATTGCCCCTCTCATCCACGGCTTCATCCTTTTCTGCCAAAACCGCGTCGCCCACTGCAATAGCCGGCTCCCACCTGATTTTGGTCCCCGACCATAGCGATCTCAGTGGCGGCAGCCGGAAAGTGAATCCCCAAGGGAAATTTCTCGACGAAACATACGGCCTATCCGCCGCCGCACTCCCGGCAGCATCAATCGGCGGTGCCGTGATTCCGTGAATCCCTGCCTTCAAACACAAAGCATCCATTGGGAAAACCGAATGTGATTATTgattatatacaaatatatgCCTATACATATAATGTAGATGTGTTTTCAGTGTGTGCGAATGTTTATATAGCTATAGACGAAGGGCGTTGTTAGATTTTAATAacgtaaaatctcaataaatgTTTTGAAATTTTGCAGTCTATTCTATTCTAATCTACTATCAATTATCAATGTAGGGATAGTGACACTCTCCCGATTTTTTTTTAGTTCTTCGTCtattttttatcaaatttatttatttgatgtCATTCTTGAGATATTATTTATGATATTTCCAATAATAAGTAATTATTGTAACATCTAAATTACATAGCTAATAAATTTGCGGTTAAGTAGCTTTTGTACGTGCAGAAGGATATTCAAATTTGTAGTTCACCTGATAACTTGAAAAATCACAccttatttttgtgtttttggtTTATATTTGTTCAAAATATAATGCCGTTAATGTAAATTGAATATGGTAGAAACAACAAAATGAGATAATAAAGATATGAAGATATGTTTGCTGTATATCTAAGGTGAGTGACTCACTTTTGTCGGGTACAGAGTGGATATTGCATGAATGCCACGTCATATCTTTTTCCAGATCGAACTACGATTCTACAAGTGGGatattatagtatttttttattacttttgatTAAAATActtgatatttttgtttttgaaatACAGCTTCTACCGCTACAATATTTTGTACTACTACTTCTAAATTCTTAATACATAGTACATTATAATTGAAGGtgtatctttttttcttttctttttaaataacgAATCACTCTTTGATTTTATATTGATTGTCTATACATAATCaagcattaaaataaaaattattattaaaaatagattagatgggacaaatattataaaatttgctCACCATTCGTGAATATTGAATGCCTTCTAGAGGATTCTAATGGTCAAATTTCATTACTCCCATTTTCCAACTAAAAACTACCGATTGACTACTAGATtaaaattgataattttttacACTATATGAATATGTGCGCCATTAATAGATTAGTATTATCATTATGGAGTTGATCCGATAAGAATAAAACAATTTCGTGTTGAGTTCGGAATATTTGCCAATAATAGATTAGTGTCATCATCATCGACGGAGTAGGTCGGATTCTTATTTAGATtgatgaatttttcaaaattacaattttaagaTTTGATCTTAACAAATCAAGTCGTTGTCTAATCAAAATCCTACAACAACTCAACCCACAAAATTTACGAGTCATGCGATGTGGTTCAATTACTCAATTAACTATTTATATCGACttatttaactatttaattaaaaaaaactatatatatGTAAGTCAATTTTGGCGTATACTATATGAGAAGATATTAGTCAGTTCTAGTGGACGGCTGCAAATACATAGTAGCGTAGGTAAAGTCTTTCTTCTCGTTCGTATTCTATATGTATttaacaatataaaataattgattGTGAAAATGTATAAACAAATAATATCCTACAAGTTGCCTATCTATTAATATCCTACAATTGCATATCTATATGGTTTCATCTCTGAAAAAAGCTTGCGAAGTTCCAAAATGAAGGATTTCGTGTTCTTTATTTTTACCATTAACACTGAAACATATAAGTAGAATTGAGTCCAAAGCAAaatggatttatttattaatacgACACATAAAAGTTATATAAACTGCATTTGGAAAGGGGGGGCTTTATTTTAATCAGTCCATTTGTTAGATTAGATAGTATACtaattatatactagtataattaTTTTGCAAGGCTAAGTAAGCAAGCAGTGTAGTAGCTATGAGGTAGAATCGCACTTTTTCTACGCATAGTCATGTAAAAATTCATAGCTTGTTTCATCTCTAGCTAAGGATTTTGCGACCTAGATATGTATGCATTTTCTTGtaacatatagtactatatgatTAGGAAACCAGAAATTTGAAAGTCTAAGTCTAGTATATTATGGTATCTCATTATACGATTATCACTAGCCACAAATAACACTCCAACCGTCCATAATTGATCTCCCAAATTCTCCGTCAACCTCGGATTTCTCTCtactcctttttttctttttttttttactaaagaAAAATGCGCACGATAAAAAAATGGCGAGCCTGAAAAGTACATCAACAAACCAAATAAAAGAAGGAAACAAACATAGCAATACCAACCCCCACAAACCACCAACACTCCCCAAAGTCACAAACTCCAAAAACCTATCTAAACAACAAAACACACCACCCAAAACCCTCAACTGCTCAATCCAAACAACAAaacctaaaaaataaataaacaaccAACACAAGAACACCTAGAAAGCAATGGCGTATTGCAAATTGCAATTTATTcttaatacatatttatttgcatttctctttcttatttacTTACTTCTAGTACTATTATCGAACAATGGCATATGAGCATATCTAGAAATTGATAGTGACTAAAaagcaataaaaatatttaaataattaattttaataaaattatactcctttcCAGTTAAGACGACACATTTCTCAGTTAACACAAAGTTTAAAAGTTGTTTGTAAGTATTAAatagagattaaaaaaatagttgaatattttaattgaaaagTGAAAAAGTGGTTGGGTGTTTTAATCGTAGAGAGaattacattattttttataaaaaatagaaatgtgtaaTCTTTGcaataaactaaaaagaaaagtgtgtcatcttaatTGTGCGGAAGgattacaatttaaataaacttcCTATCGTTTAAGGTCCACATaagcaaaataataaaatcaataaattattaCGTATTAAAAATAAGgtaaaattaaattatcaattaagaaaataattatagaAAACATGGTTATATAGTCATTACAAAAAGTGAGAAAATACTAATAACAACATTCTTGcaattgaataataaaaatatgactaAAAATTATCTATGATAATGCATATCAAAATTCATTGTCATAACTTGCATGCGCTCGTAAATTCTTAATTGACTTCTCGTAGTTCATAGTACTATGCCGTCTCACCTAAGATaaccttttttttgtttagaCCAATTAAGGtgatcaattactaaaaataaaaacatctttatctctactttatttccctttattactttattcactatacttaacacaaaatacaattatataaaatctcaTTCCACCCAATGAAATGGTCATCTTCCTTAagatagagggagtactatgtaatagtagtaaatattaatatatgatCAAGCCTCAAAATTCAATTCTCGTGAAACTATTACTTATAAGAGGGAGTTATACATTTAGTTCTTGGGGAGTTAtaaatttagtaaaaaaatatcgTCGTACACCCCTAGCAGGCTAGCATTCAACATTTTTAGGATCAAAGGTTCCCCAAGCTTTGGGGGGCAGTTTTGtacatttgatattttattcGTGAGAAGTGTTTTACAATCCAAAAGCTAGAGACCAAATGTGCAGTATACTCTATTTATAATAAAGTAATAGGACAATAGGTGGAAAATGGACCTTTAATTTTTACTAGTTGAGTTTACATAGCTTAATTGTGTCCAAATACAAAACAGTTGAAGTTGATGGTTTTAGTATAGAAACACCTATTGCATTGCATTGCATTGCATATCACTCCTGCAGCTGCTCAATCCTTTTAAGTGCCTCAGCCATATCTAACCTCTTGTCCAGCTCCTCTTGGCAGCACCGTATTCCAATCTGCAAAAGCTTTTCCATCTCCGTCTCCGCCTCCACGCCCGCCTCCATATCTTTGTCAAACACCCCCACCGCCCCTTTGGCGTTCGCTTCCTTAACGATACCTTTCACCCACCGCGCTAACTCCGCCCCATACTGGCACCCCTGCCCGAGGTGCTTGTCCACGGCCTTCCCCGTGAGCGTCTCCAGTATCAAT from Salvia splendens isolate huo1 chromosome 4, SspV2, whole genome shotgun sequence encodes the following:
- the LOC121801377 gene encoding phospholipase A1 PLIP2, chloroplastic-like gives rise to the protein MDALCLKAGIHGITAPPIDAAGSAAADRPYVSSRNFPWGFTFRLPPLRSLWSGTKIRWEPAIAVGDAVLAEKDEAVDERGNENWVSKVLHFYSLRKGAETRVKLEENSGNSVEVENEECDVCDVDDERIEFDRESFSKLLRKVSLAESRLYAQLSYLGSLAYCIPQIKPGNLLRNHGLKLVTSSIEKKELALKIEKEKESAENLQKPVAQAEDAERDESGEAEGVEAEAEGNRVSSAAYQIAASAASYFHSHTKVILSLRSSNSKQSESCVVDTSGCNAGVNMMNHDMASFMATTDSMAAVVAAEEEVKQAVADDLNSTLTCPCEWFICNDDQTATRFFVIQGSESLASWKANLLFEPIQFEGFNVFVHRGIYEAAKGIYEHMLPAILSHLETHGDRAKLRFTGHSLGGSLSVLVNLMLLIRGGAPRSSLLPVITYGAPSIMCGGDRLLHDLGLPQNHVRSITMHRDIVPRAFSCNYPNHVAEFLKAVNGNFRNHPCLDKQKLLYTPMGELLILQPDDKFSPNHDLLPPGSGLYILTCSASDMAEAEKQVHAAQVVFLNSPHPLEILSDRSSYGSEGSIQRDHDMLSYLKSVRNVIGHELNRVRRARREERRKVWWPAVAPSGGVIVRRLVMQGQGQGQFNFSGMVRTGRESLKRFSTLVASQHMHLFVVLMFPALGNCGSINIS